In Stomoxys calcitrans chromosome 2, idStoCalc2.1, whole genome shotgun sequence, the following proteins share a genomic window:
- the LOC106087837 gene encoding F-BAR domain only protein 2, giving the protein MTVDFNDYFWGEKNNGFDVLYHNMKFGLQASKELSDFFREKSNIEEQNSKLMSKLAHKASTGTLNSTFAPIWTILRTSAEKLSTLHMQMVQKLSELVKDVAKYADELHKKQKAVKEDEAQTLECVKAIQTSTSEVQKAKDLYSGKVQELEKLRKDNASQKDIEKLETKLRKLQEEYKLLLDKHNPIKNEFERRMTQTCKRFQEIEEVHLRQMKEFLSTYLELLQNNHDMVGQVHSDFKRQFLDMTVDKLLEQFVLNKYTGLEKPEMPELEFIPLSINQQMLATSNVRLNQPSITSNSNSVTSINRGTSAYTTEQRAAEGMSTGSLTSGSGGFANAEESTSEAKNTKPLSRPTSPECTSANPVATGVKSNFRNWFSSNSASKPQQQSAGMPASVTSGSGNFGTESCCITSSTTTGTTTTTINKNSLKSELQSQQENNTQVERDTLMVDPAGDSTPTSSNSRESKVRANADGPLTAIKHHQCSPPQPITKSKNSTTTNITPPSSSVLVTNQRRTTSLLNIFTSNSQVSGILRSRRDKAKTKKSKKKKDGEMADNIQEERTHSVDKGSNCGEYEENKLKTHNSSGSSAGALAISSNSGGGSVDSAGASAAASTSIIAGISNSAEVDLSRTKNSTSLSPAVGQTSEGNEVDEDGYSIQPPKEVAWEENNENAGFYSDSDSDSDNDRPEKRIHVKIKPLNNGQAPMSASVDELRATVENISLSPTGIFTQHSQQLQQQSRLPSRQQSPEISNASTPTAAVHPYAPLQSPTLSMTHNSRYADLGDIFSELGEVSSSAPASANFGKSHGRQIPTPTSVTGSSIAIPRPPSRRSEMVVGSRGRISPAPINVMNRADSIGSLEFRTAIGGIGSSRGPSPLTIGISDTVPLAVAFHEIIHAYFRGSDESRCQVKISGDMMLSFPAGIAGLLANNPNPAKLGFRIKNVHNLENFIPNSKLVQVDKNQSSSFSTMLEFNMSALTALLRRQAEHNPTASYFNVDILKYQVRTKPGASSCPFQLVTYWKCEPTFTALKVDYKYNNHAMVAACPLLNVTLSVPVNGAVRNVQSKPHSAWLGESNRLVWNFTDISQNSQDGGVGTLRARLELGDGPSTPTLLSTQFNCEGTTLSGIEFELQGAGYRVSLVKKRFVSGKYVCEGDGIRSAATPTPPSVGSSSPFSAKSN; this is encoded by the exons ATGACAGTTGATTTTAATGACTACTTTTGG GGGGAAAAAAACAACGGATTTGATGTTCTCTACCATAACATGAAGTTTGGGTTGCAAGCTAGCAAAGAACTTTCCGATTTTTTCCGGGAAAAATCAAATATAGAAGAACAAAATTCCAAATTGATGTCCAAGTTAGCCCACAAGGCTAGTACAGGAACATTAAACAGCACTTTTGCACCAATATGGACAATATTAAGGACATCGGCTGAGAAGTTATCTACCTTGCACATGCAAATGGTGCAGAAATTGAGCGAGCTAGTAAAAGATGTAGCAAAATATGCCGATGAACTGCATAAGAAACAAAAAGCTGTAAAGGAAGATGAGGCTCAAACATTGGAGTGTGTAAAGGCTATTCAAACTTCAACATCCGAGGTTCAAAAGGCCAAAGACCTTTACAGTGGCAAAGTGCAAGAGCTGGAGAAACTGCGCAAGGACAATGCTTCGCAAAAAGACATCGAGAAATTAGAAACGAAGTTGCGAAAACTACAAGAAGAGTATAAGCTATTACTAGATAAGCATAACCCTATCAAAAACGAATTCGAACGTCGAATGACTCAAACCTGCAAA CGTTTTCAAGAAATCGAAGAAGTTCATTTGCGGCAAATGAAGGAGTTTCTTTCGACATATTTGGAGTTGTTGCAAAACAATCATGACATGGTTGGCCAA GTGCACTCAGATTTTAAACGCCAATTCCTAGACATGACCGTTGACAAATTGCTGGAACAATTTGTATTGAACAAATATACAGGCCTAGAGAAGCCAG AAATGCCAGAACTTGAGTTCATTCCACTATCAATAAATCAACAAATGTTAGCCACTTCGAATGTTCGCCTTAATCAACCATCAATAACTTCAAATTCAAACTCGGTTACCAGCATAAATCGCGGGACCAGTGCGTACACGACGGAACAACGTGCTGCTGAAGGCATGTCAACGGGTAGTCTGACTAGTGGTAGCGGCGGTTTCGCAAATGCCGAAGAATCAACATCTGAAGCTAAAAATACCAAACCCTTATCACGACCCACGTCACCCGAATGCACTTCCGCCAATCCAGTTGCTACTGGCGTTAAAAGTAATTTTCGAAATTGGTTCTCTTCCAACAGCGCGAGCAAACCCCAGCAACAAAGTGCTGGGATGCCTGCATCTGTCACTAGTGGTAGTGGAAATTTCGGTACGGAAAGTTGTTGTATTACAAGTTCAACCACTACTGGCACAACTACCACAACCATCAACAAAAATTCTCTTAAATCAGAGCTTCAATCACAGCAGGAAAATAATACCCAAG TGGAACGAGATACTTTAATGGTAGATCCTGCGGGAGACTCAACTCCGACATCGTCGAATAGTCGCGAATCAAAAGTTAGAGCGAACGCAGACGGTCCACTGACTGCAATAAAACATCATCAGTGTTCTCCACCACAACCTATAACAAAGAGCAAAAACTCTACTACCACGAATATTACACCTCCTTCTTCTTCAGTATTGGTTACAAATCAAAGACGTACAACATCTTTATTGAATATATTCACGTCGAATTCCCAGG TGTCGGGGATTCTACGAAGTCGGCGCGATAAGGCGAAAACTAAGAAgtcaaagaaaaagaaagatgGCGAAATGGCCGACAATATTCAGGAAGAGAGAACTCACAG TGTGGACAAAGGAAGTAACTGTGGCGAATATGAGGAAAACAAATTAAAGACCCACAACTCTAGTGGAAGTAGTGCTGGTGCGCTGGCAATTTCATCGAACTCAGGTGGAGGTAGTGTGGACTCCGCTGGAGCATCGGCCGCAGCCTCAACATCGATTATAGCTGGAATATCGAACAGCGCGGAAGTAGATTTAAGCCGCACGAAAAACAGCACTAGTTTGTCGCCAGCTGTGGGACAGACGAGTGAGGGTAACGAGGTCGATGAAGACGGTTACAGTATACAGCCGCCCAAGGAAGTTGCTTGGGaggaaaataatgaaaatg CAGGCTTTTACTCCGACTCGGACTCGGATTCAGATAACGACAGACCAGAAAAACGTATTCATGTGAAGATAAAGCCGCTTAATAATGGGCAGGCACCAATGTCTGCCAGCGTTGATGAACTTAGGGCTACTGTAGAAAATATTTCCCTTTCACCAACCGGAATATTCACT cagCACAGCCAACAGCTGCAACAGCAATCTAGGCTACCGTCACGGCAGCAATCGCCTGAGATTTCAAATGCGTCCACGCCTACAGCTGCTGTACATCCATATGCGCCTTTGCAGAGTCCAACTTTGTCGATGACCCACAACTCAAG ATATGCTGATTTGGGAGACATCTTCTCAGAGCTAGGCGAGGTTAGTAGTTCGGCTCCTGCTTCTGCAAATTTTGGGAAAAGCCACGGTCGTCAAATACCTACACCTACATCAGTTACTGGAAGCAGTATTGCCATTCCTCGCCCCCCTTCCAGACGTTCCGAAATGGTGGTTGGGTCAAGAGGTCGTATAAGCCCCGCCCCCATTAATGTTATGAACCGAGCAGATAGTATAGGCTCGTTGGAGTTTCGAACAGCGATTGGTGGAATTGGTTCGTCAAGAGGTCCATCACCGCTTACTATAGGTATATCCGATACTGTACCTTTAGCAGTAGCATTCCATGAGATAATTCATGCCTACTTCAG GGGCAGTGATGAGTCCCGTTGTCAAGTAAAAATATCTGGCGACATGATGCTTTCATTCCCTGCGGGAATTGCTGGTCTTTTAGCCAATAATCCCAACCCAGCCAAATTGGGTTTTCGtattaaaaatgttcacaatttagaaaattttataccaaataGTAAATTAGTACAAGT TGACAAAAACCAGTCTAGCTCATTTAGTACAATGCTAGAATTCAACATGTCTGCGTTAACAGCATTGCTGCGACGGCAAGCTGAGCACAATCCCACGGCGTCTTATTTTAATGTGgacattttaaaatatcaagTTCGTACGAAACCAGGAGCTAGTTCATGCCCATTTCAGCTGGTGACCTATTGGAAATGTGAACCGACTTTTACAGCGTTGAAAGTTGACTACAAGTATAATAACCATGCCATGGTTGCAGCGTGTCCTTTGCTAAACGTTACACTCTCAGTCCCGGTAAATGGCGCTGTGCGCAATGTGCAATCTAAACCGCATTCAGCTTG GTTGGGAGAATCGAATCGCTTGGTTTGGAATTTTACCGATATATCACAGAACTCTCAAGACGGTGGGGTCGGAACACTCAGAGCTCGTTTGGAACTAGGCGATGGTCCATCGACTCCAACCCTATTGAGCACACAGTTCAACTGTGAAGGCACTACGCTGTCAGGCATTGAATTCGAATTGCAAGGAGCTGGCTATAGGGTTTCCTTGGTGAAAAAACGTTTTGTATCCG GTAAATATGTTTGCGAGGGAGATGGCATACGGAGCGCTGCTACGCCAACACCACCATCTGTCGGTTCTTCTAGTCCATTTTCTGCTAAATCGAATTAA
- the LOC106087866 gene encoding lysine-specific demethylase 3A, with protein sequence MSLANRDIAAALLAEMPEMENEIQAELNSPKGDDETAQEDMDEDNKPKTTLNELKSFRIQRKRENEEKVTEEGRPLGPPNKQYIIERHLAERKSIIEIHIDSSDMNRKTLDSELMKVVDLKEKTVMQFQGTTMPLLHETKQQTLLELSVNKNADVDQESEKAALTNKLKYDSAQCDGIAPLLLSKEAQIRAEYEEDTKIPNEMNNRSFSLHHDDASNNSQNEEDNFDHLEKLTADEELKDAVYRKTCKPFLQHLPCFKLQTNNVPPPIISESETVDNTGSLSAKIHKCRECRRRTPQQGSNDVYCRFYEFRCLQYTEDGQLLVAGFPNPYTDPTQDEINIWKPDENTEPTAGNIDIQVCRYILLHVGDQFCYLWRQEVEALKIHENPNSTIAWKKVVQGIREICDVCDTTLFNFHWTCDKCGFGVCLDCFKDRKENRPVRKIHPGEKPQKGRDEYYWLLCSGGVTHHMKELMLTQIIAGDALNVLGRLLHDVRRLWQIPQLCGCMMSKQELPNGELKSLIQDMIKESQLKQQTSDSSLATEETLRKQSRLEQIHSKALEFARSNGIDYVPGRTHNKQTLGKDPITSAFDNFKHINFLRKGLAGLRRFLPPRAMILTHSSLIAPGVPHEWLCDGKLLRLTNANHPDNRILFQEVWKCGQPVMISEVAESLNLDLWRPDAFLKDFGDKPNDLINCLNGNLVPNQPMRHFWEGFQCMKKRLLDANGKPMLLKLKDWPPGDDFAEILPTRYKDLMKGLPMPEYTLRTGHLNIASCLPKMFVPPDLGPKMYNAYGSAFHPDKGTTNLHLDISDAVNIMVYVGIPEDSDSKSQISASHKAIAMGGCEFLTRARAQHKNVVPGALWHIFPARDADKIRDLLNRVTLEKGYRLEPDHDPIHDQNWYLDDKLRARLFKEYGVEGYPIVQCLGDAVFIPAGAPHQVQNLHNCIKVAEDFVSPENITHCFHLTHEFRRLSHSHTNHEDKLQIKNIIYHAIKDCCTILTRSLEHRLDHEISRAEEMKRTIQKRADNDTTEFVSNS encoded by the coding sequence GCTCAAGAAGATATGGACGAAGATAATAAACCGAAAACTACTTTGAATGAATTGAAAAGTTTCCGGATACAGCGAAAGCGAGAGAATGAAGAAAAGGTCACAGAAGAAGGGCGACCCCTTGGGCCACCAAATAAACAGTACATAATTGAAAGACATTTGGCCGAAAGGAAATCCATAATTGAAATTCACATAGATAGTTCAGATATGAATAGAAAAACATTGGACTCGGAATTGATGAAAGTTGTGGACTTGAAGGAAAAAACGGTGATGCAGTTCCAAGGTACAACGATGCCTTTGCTCCACGAAACTAAACAACAGACTTTGCTAGAGCTCAGTGTGAATAAAAATGCAGATGTTGATCAGGAATCAGAAAAGGCAGCTCTGACAAATAAGCTAAAATACGATAGCGCACAATGCgatggaattgcgcccttgttGTTAAGTAAAGAAGCACAAATAAGGGCAGAATATGAAGAAgatacaaaaattccaaatgaaATGAACAATCGCAGCTTTTCGCTTCATCATGATGACGCCAGTAATAATTCTCAGAATGAGGAGGACAATTTTGACCATCTGGAAAAATTAACAGCTGACGAAGAATTAAAAGATGCAGTGTATAGAAAGACCTGCAAACCATTTCTTCAACACTTACCATGTTTCAAATTGCAGACTAATAACGTGCCTCCTCCCATTATTTCTGAAAGCGAAACCGTAGATAATACAGGAAGTCTATCCGCAAAAATTCACAAATGTAGAGAATGTCGACGTCGAACACCTCAACAAGGATCCAATGACGTGTACTGTAGATTTTACGAATTCAGATGCCTCCAATACACAGAAGATGGACAATTATTAGTTGCAGGATTCCCAAATCCCTATACTGATCCCACGCaagatgaaataaatatttggaaACCAGATGAGAATACTGAACCCACTGCCGGGAACATTGACATTCAGGTGTGCCGTTATATACTACTGCACGTAGGCGATCAGTTCTGTTATCTTTGGCGACAAGAAGTGGAAGCGTTAAAGATACATGAAAATCCGAACAGTACCATAGCCTGGAAGAAAGTTGTCCAGGGTATTCGAGAAATATGCGACGTATGCGATACGACTCTATTCAATTTTCATTGGACatgtgataaatgtggctttggaGTTTGTTTAGATTGCTTTAAAGACCGTAAAGAGAATAGGCCTGTTCGGAAAATTCATCCCGGCGAAAAACCACAGAAAGGCAGAGATGAATACTACTGGCTACTATGTTCCGGTGGTGTCACTCATCATATGAAAGAATTAATGCTAACGCAAATCATAGCCGGTGATGCCTTGAACGTACTGGGAAGACTTTTACATGATGTTCGAAGACTTTGGCAAATCCCGCAGCTTTGCGGTTGCATGATGAGTAAGCAGGAACTGCCAAATGGTGAATTGAAGTCACTTATACAAGATATGATAAAGGAGTCACAACTGAAACAGCAGACAAGCGATTCCTCCCTTGCAACCGAAGAAACTTTAAGAAAGCAATCACGGTTGGAGCAAATACATTCTAAAGCACTTGAGTTTGCCCGCTCCAATGGCATCGATTACGTGCCCGGACGAACACATAACAAACAAACACTGGGTAAAGATCCAATCACAAGTGCCTTCGATAATTTCAagcatataaattttttacgcAAAGGTTTGGCTGGTTTGAGGAGATTTTTGCCGCCTAGGGCTATGATATTAACACATTCTAGCCTAATAGCTCCAGGTGTTCCGCACGAATGGTTATGTGATGGGAAATTATTACGCCTGACAAATGCCAATCATCCCGACAACCGAATCCTTTTCCAAGAAGTATGGAAATGTGGACAACCGGTTATGATATCAGAAGTTGCAGAATCGCTCAATTTAGATCTTTGGCGGCCTGATGCTTTTTTAAAGGACTTTGGGGATAAGCCAAATGATTTAATCAATTGCCTTAATGGTAATTTGGTTCCCAACCAACCAATGCGTCATTTTTGGGAAGGTTTTCAGTGTATGAAAAAAAGACTTCTTGATGCCAATGGCAAGCCAATGCTTTTAAAGCTTAAGGATTGGCCTCCCGGagacgattttgcagaaattcttCCGACTAGATACAAGGACTTAATGAAAGGGTTACCCATGCCTGAATATACATTGCGCACAGGTCACCTAAATATAGCCAGCTGCTTGCCTAAAATGTTTGTGCCGCCCGACTTGGGCCCAAAAATGTATAATGCATACGGTTCTGCATTCCACCCCGATAAAGGCACAACAAATTTACACTTGGATATATCTGATGCGGTTAATATTATGGTATATGTTGGTATACCTGAAGATTCTGATAGCAAATCGCAAATATCTGCTTCACATAAAGCGATCGCTATGGGAGGGTGCGAATTCTTGACTAGAGCACGTGCACAGCACAAAAATGTTGTCCCTGGTGCATTATGGCATATATTTCCAGCAAGAGATGCCGATAAAATTCGAGATCTTTTAAACAGAGTCACGTTGGAGAAAGGGTATCGTCTGGAGCCAGATCATGATCCCATTCACGATCAAAACTGGTATTTGGATGACAAGCTACGTGCACGACTATTCAAAGAATACGGTGTCGAAGGATATCCAATTGTGCAGTGTTTAGGCGATGCGGTTTTTATTCCAGCTGGTGCCCCTCATCAAGTTCAGAATCTACATAATTGCATAAAAGTAGCAGAGGACTTTGTATCTCCCGAAAATATAACCCATTGTTTTCATCTTACACATGAATTCAGAAGACTTTCGCATTCCCACACCAACCACGAGGACAAGCTTCagattaaaaatataatttaccACGCCATTAAAGATTGCTGTACCATTTTGACAAGATCCCTAGAACATCGCCTCGACCACGAAATATCCCGAGCTGAAGAAATGAAGAGGACAATACAAAAACGGGCAGATAATGATACAACAGAATTTGTttcaaattcataa